The Pantoea phytobeneficialis genome has a segment encoding these proteins:
- the osmV gene encoding osmoprotectant ABC transporter ATP-binding protein OsmV, with product MIKLENLTKTFTQKNGTTFNAVDNVSLDVPAGEMCVLLGPSGCGKTTTLKMINRLIPATSGNILINGEDTSAQDTVTLRRNIGYVIQQIGLFPNMTIEENITVVPRMLGWDKKRCRERATELMSMVALDPTKFLHRYPREMSGGQQQRIGVIRALAADPPVLLMDEPFGAVDPINREVIQNEFLDMQRQLKKTVMLVSHDIDEALKLGDRIAVFGQGKIVQCASPDELLAKPANDFVGSFVGQDRTLKRLLLVQAGDVTDQQPTITVQRSTPLAEAFATMDDNDMRSVTVVDNDGKPLGFVKRREARGASGRCEEMLHTFTVTGKAEENLRVVLSKLYEHNLVWMPIVDEEGRYSGEISQDYIADYLSSGRTRRRLNP from the coding sequence ATGATTAAACTGGAAAACCTGACGAAAACCTTTACCCAGAAAAACGGTACGACCTTTAACGCCGTTGATAACGTCAGCCTTGACGTTCCCGCCGGGGAAATGTGCGTGCTGCTCGGCCCTTCCGGGTGTGGCAAAACCACTACGCTGAAGATGATCAACCGTTTGATCCCGGCGACCAGCGGCAACATCCTGATTAACGGTGAAGATACCAGCGCCCAGGATACGGTGACGCTGCGCCGTAACATCGGATATGTGATTCAGCAAATTGGTCTGTTCCCGAATATGACTATTGAAGAAAACATCACCGTGGTGCCGCGCATGTTGGGCTGGGATAAAAAGCGTTGTCGTGAGCGCGCCACTGAACTGATGAGTATGGTGGCGCTCGACCCGACGAAGTTTCTGCATCGCTACCCGCGTGAGATGTCGGGCGGTCAACAGCAGCGCATTGGCGTGATCCGTGCACTGGCAGCAGATCCACCGGTGCTGCTGATGGACGAACCTTTTGGCGCGGTCGATCCGATTAACCGTGAGGTGATCCAGAACGAGTTTCTTGATATGCAGCGACAGTTGAAAAAGACCGTGATGCTGGTCAGCCATGACATTGATGAGGCACTCAAGCTGGGCGACCGCATCGCGGTGTTTGGTCAGGGAAAAATCGTTCAGTGCGCCAGCCCGGATGAGCTGCTGGCAAAGCCCGCCAACGACTTTGTTGGATCTTTTGTCGGCCAGGACCGCACGCTGAAACGTTTGTTGCTGGTACAGGCGGGCGATGTCACCGATCAACAACCGACCATCACCGTGCAGCGCAGCACGCCACTCGCCGAGGCCTTTGCCACTATGGACGACAACGATATGCGTTCAGTGACGGTGGTCGATAACGACGGTAAACCGCTGGGATTTGTCAAACGCCGCGAAGCGCGTGGTGCCAGTGGTCGCTGTGAAGAGATGTTGCATACCTTCACCGTCACCGGCAAGGCGGAAGAAAACCTGCGCGTGGTGCTGTCGAAGTTGTATGAACACAATCTGGTCTGGATGCCGATTGTCGATGAAGAGGGCCGCTACAGTGGCGAAATTTCGCAGGATTATATTGCGGATTATTTGAGCTCCGGCCGGACGCGGCGGCGGTTAAATCCCTGA
- a CDS encoding nucleobase:cation symporter-2 family protein, which translates to MSHSDEKGLLYGLEQRIGPAPAFFAALQHVLASVVGIITPPLIIGSVLGLQAYIPYLISMSLLVSGLGTFIQARRFMGVGAGMICLQGTSFAFLGVILSGGLMVKARGGSPEDIMAMIFGCNLIAALIPMLISRCIAPLRKVLTPVVTGTVITLIGISLIKVSITDWAGGHNAADFGAPWNLALGALTLLVIVALNRSRNRWARLVAVVAGIAVGCIAAALTGHLQLKPMAESSWLVMPGFFRFGFNFDWAIFVPIALVSVISVIEAVGDLTANCLLSRQPIEGEGFQRRLQGGILADGISCVLAAMFSAFPNTTFAQNNGVIQMTGVASRYVGMVIGLMLVLLGIFPVIGNLLQQIPAPVLGGATLVMFGSVVAAGIRVMTQSPLGRREMLIVAVSFGLGLGVEAVPDVLKQFPMLVTNLFGHAVTTGGILAIVLNVILPTEQSHQPLASAAEESH; encoded by the coding sequence ATGTCGCACTCAGATGAAAAAGGTTTGCTGTATGGGCTGGAACAACGCATTGGCCCAGCCCCCGCATTTTTTGCCGCACTGCAACATGTGCTGGCAAGCGTGGTGGGCATTATCACGCCACCACTGATTATCGGTTCGGTATTGGGGTTACAGGCTTACATTCCTTATCTGATTAGCATGTCGTTATTGGTTTCAGGCCTGGGAACCTTTATTCAGGCGCGCCGTTTTATGGGTGTCGGTGCCGGGATGATCTGCCTGCAAGGCACCAGTTTTGCGTTTCTTGGCGTGATCTTATCCGGTGGCTTGATGGTGAAAGCACGGGGCGGTTCACCAGAAGACATTATGGCGATGATTTTTGGCTGTAACCTGATAGCCGCATTAATCCCGATGTTGATTAGCCGCTGCATTGCGCCGTTGCGTAAGGTGCTGACGCCGGTAGTCACCGGTACGGTGATTACCCTGATTGGTATCAGCCTGATCAAGGTCAGCATCACCGACTGGGCGGGTGGTCACAATGCTGCCGATTTCGGCGCTCCGTGGAATCTGGCGTTGGGGGCGTTGACCTTGCTGGTGATTGTGGCGTTGAACCGTTCGCGTAATCGCTGGGCGCGCTTAGTGGCCGTGGTAGCGGGCATCGCAGTGGGTTGTATCGCCGCCGCCCTGACCGGCCATCTGCAACTTAAACCGATGGCCGAAAGCAGTTGGTTGGTGATGCCGGGCTTCTTCCGCTTTGGTTTTAATTTTGACTGGGCGATCTTTGTGCCGATTGCGCTGGTATCGGTGATCAGCGTGATCGAAGCGGTCGGGGATTTAACTGCCAACTGCCTGTTATCGCGTCAGCCGATTGAGGGCGAGGGTTTTCAGCGCCGCCTGCAAGGCGGTATCCTGGCGGATGGTATCAGTTGTGTGCTGGCCGCGATGTTCTCCGCATTTCCCAACACCACGTTTGCCCAAAACAACGGCGTGATTCAGATGACCGGCGTCGCCAGTCGTTATGTGGGGATGGTGATTGGTTTGATGCTGGTGCTGTTGGGTATTTTTCCAGTGATTGGCAACCTGTTGCAGCAAATTCCCGCCCCCGTGCTGGGCGGAGCGACGTTGGTGATGTTCGGTAGCGTGGTGGCTGCCGGTATCCGGGTAATGACACAGTCGCCGCTGGGTCGCCGCGAAATGCTGATTGTGGCCGTCTCTTTCGGCCTGGGCCTGGGAGTGGAAGCCGTGCCGGATGTGCTGAAACAGTTCCCGATGCTGGTAACCAATCTGTTTGGTCATGCGGTGACAACCGGCGGGATTCTGGCGATTGTGCTGAACGTGATTTTGCCCACGGAGCAAAGTCATCAGCCCCTCGCTTCAGCAGCAGAAGAGTCACATTAA
- the bioD gene encoding dethiobiotin synthase, which translates to MKTLFITGTDTAVGKTVVSRALLQCFAQNGQCAVGYKPIAKSAKPTPEGLRNKDALLLQQASGLALPYAAINPITLEEDEISTSPTHQIDYPLLSKGLAALQDRSPHVVVEGTGGWRSLMNDLQPLSNWVKKEQLPVVLVVGIKEGCISHALLTAEAVAQDGLPLVGWVANRINPGLAHYAEIIDVLSEKLHAPLLGELPYLPRAEQRELSGYLDLSLLATHVAHNDSAKPAA; encoded by the coding sequence GTGAAAACACTCTTTATCACCGGTACCGACACCGCGGTGGGCAAAACCGTGGTTTCTCGCGCGCTGTTACAGTGCTTTGCACAGAATGGTCAGTGCGCCGTAGGTTATAAACCTATTGCCAAAAGTGCTAAACCCACCCCTGAGGGTTTACGCAACAAAGATGCGCTGCTGTTGCAGCAGGCTTCGGGCCTGGCATTACCTTATGCCGCTATTAACCCCATTACCCTGGAAGAGGATGAAATCAGCACCAGCCCAACGCACCAAATTGATTACCCGTTGCTGAGTAAGGGACTGGCCGCATTGCAGGATCGTTCGCCGCATGTGGTGGTGGAGGGCACAGGCGGCTGGCGCAGCCTGATGAATGATCTGCAACCGCTGTCAAATTGGGTCAAAAAGGAGCAATTACCGGTTGTGCTGGTGGTGGGCATCAAAGAGGGATGCATCAGCCACGCTTTACTGACCGCAGAGGCAGTGGCTCAGGATGGTTTACCGCTGGTCGGTTGGGTGGCAAATCGTATCAACCCTGGCCTTGCGCATTATGCTGAAATCATTGATGTACTGAGTGAAAAACTGCATGCCCCTTTGTTAGGTGAGTTGCCTTACTTACCCCGTGCCGAGCAACGAGAGCTAAGCGGCTATCTCGATCTATCCTTGCTTGCGACGCATGTTGCGCACAACGACAGTGCAAAACCTGCGGCATGA
- the mlc gene encoding sugar metabolism global transcriptional regulator Mlc: protein MNLDSQPGHIDQIKQTNAGVVYRLIDHFGPISRIELSKRAQLAPASITKIVREMLDAHLVQETEFQEPGSRGRPAIGLVLDTLAWHYLAIRIQPGYITLTLRDLSSRALQEDRLPLIASPDKPLLQELQELVDAFFIRHQKQLERLTAIAITLPGLINAASGVVHRMPGYAIQDMPLGETLSQRTGVPVFVQHDISAWTLAESLFGASRGAQDVIQIVIDETVGAGVITGGQLLHKSGRALVEIGHTQIDPYGQQCYCGNHGCLETVASIGSLLGLAAQRLPAQPESRLHGVPLTIEALCQAAQEGDRLASDVIAGVGHHIGRMLAMMVNIFNPRQILIGSPLNLAADVLFPAVSSTIRQQALPAYSDEIQLAPTAFNDPGTLGAAALVKDALYSGYLLIKLLQG, encoded by the coding sequence GTGAATCTGGACAGTCAACCTGGCCACATTGACCAAATAAAGCAGACCAACGCAGGCGTGGTTTACCGACTGATCGATCATTTCGGCCCGATTTCGCGTATTGAACTGTCCAAACGTGCTCAACTGGCTCCCGCCAGCATCACCAAAATCGTGCGTGAAATGCTGGACGCGCATCTGGTGCAGGAAACCGAGTTTCAGGAGCCTGGCAGCCGTGGCCGTCCGGCTATTGGTCTGGTTCTCGATACCCTTGCCTGGCACTATCTGGCAATCCGCATTCAACCGGGTTACATCACCCTGACATTACGCGATCTCAGCAGTCGCGCCTTACAGGAAGATCGTCTGCCACTGATTGCCAGCCCGGACAAACCGCTGTTGCAGGAGCTACAGGAGCTGGTTGATGCCTTTTTTATTCGCCATCAGAAACAACTTGAACGTCTGACAGCCATCGCCATCACCTTACCCGGCTTGATCAATGCGGCCTCGGGGGTGGTGCATCGTATGCCCGGTTACGCCATTCAGGATATGCCGCTGGGCGAAACCCTGTCGCAACGCACCGGCGTGCCGGTGTTTGTCCAGCACGATATTTCTGCCTGGACGCTGGCCGAATCGCTGTTTGGCGCGTCGCGCGGTGCGCAGGACGTCATCCAGATTGTGATTGATGAAACCGTGGGTGCCGGGGTGATTACTGGCGGGCAGCTGCTGCACAAAAGCGGGCGGGCGCTGGTGGAAATTGGCCATACCCAGATTGATCCCTATGGTCAGCAGTGCTACTGCGGTAATCATGGCTGTCTGGAAACCGTGGCCAGCATCGGTAGCCTGCTCGGCCTGGCAGCGCAGCGTTTACCCGCTCAGCCGGAAAGCCGTTTGCACGGTGTGCCGCTGACCATTGAAGCCCTGTGTCAGGCCGCCCAGGAGGGTGACCGTCTCGCGAGTGATGTGATTGCCGGTGTCGGGCACCATATCGGTCGCATGTTGGCGATGATGGTGAATATCTTCAACCCGCGACAAATTCTTATCGGCTCGCCACTGAATCTGGCCGCCGACGTGCTGTTTCCTGCCGTGAGTAGCACCATCCGTCAGCAGGCGTTACCGGCCTATAGCGATGAAATCCAACTGGCTCCCACCGCGTTTAACGATCCCGGCACATTAGGTGCCGCGGCGTTAGTGAAAGATGCCCTTTATTCCGGTTATCTGCTGATAAAACTGCTTCAGGGCTAA
- a CDS encoding LysR family transcriptional regulator: MNVELRHLRYFIAVAEELHFGRAALRLNISQPPLSQQIQQLEQEIGAQLFTRTNRSVQITAAGQQFLQDARGILLQVEQAASRAARLHNGQEGELRIGFTSSAPFTGLVSDALYHFRQRWPAVHIQMQEINTRQQLAPLHEGRLDLGVMRNTPLPSDLQHQLLLREPLCAVVHWAHPLADAEAISIQALANEPFVFFDPLGGTALYGEILALLHRYQIKPFITQEVGEAMTILGLVATGLGVSILPASFRRARLADVVWLPLHEADALSEVWLVWSATREPSAQMANMMKLLQRNAET; encoded by the coding sequence ATGAATGTCGAACTCCGTCATCTTCGCTATTTCATTGCAGTGGCTGAAGAGCTGCATTTTGGTCGCGCGGCCCTCCGCCTCAATATTTCGCAACCGCCACTCAGCCAACAGATTCAGCAACTGGAACAGGAAATTGGCGCGCAACTGTTCACCCGCACCAATCGCAGCGTGCAGATCACCGCCGCCGGGCAGCAATTTTTGCAGGATGCGCGTGGGATTTTGCTTCAGGTCGAACAGGCGGCCAGCCGTGCGGCGCGGCTCCATAACGGTCAGGAAGGGGAACTGCGCATTGGTTTCACCTCCTCAGCACCCTTTACCGGGCTGGTATCCGATGCACTCTACCATTTCCGCCAGCGCTGGCCGGCCGTGCATATCCAGATGCAGGAGATTAACACCCGACAACAACTGGCACCGCTGCACGAAGGGCGTCTCGATCTTGGTGTGATGCGTAATACGCCGTTACCGAGTGATTTGCAGCATCAGCTGTTGCTGCGCGAACCCTTGTGTGCAGTGGTGCACTGGGCGCATCCACTGGCCGATGCCGAGGCTATCTCGATTCAGGCGTTGGCGAACGAACCTTTTGTCTTTTTCGATCCACTTGGGGGCACCGCCTTATATGGCGAGATCCTGGCGTTGCTGCACCGCTACCAGATCAAACCCTTTATTACCCAGGAAGTCGGGGAAGCGATGACCATCCTCGGCCTGGTCGCTACCGGATTGGGAGTGTCGATTTTACCGGCCTCATTCCGTCGTGCACGGCTCGCCGATGTGGTGTGGTTACCGCTGCATGAGGCTGATGCGTTGTCTGAAGTGTGGCTGGTGTGGTCAGCGACGCGCGAGCCGAGTGCGCAAATGGCAAATATGATGAAGCTGTTACAACGTAACGCTGAAACTTAA
- a CDS encoding MFS transporter translates to MSRSSQAVTLDEDEVSVVPASAPASVTWIERGSPQFMRVTLALFSAGLATFALLYCVQPILPVLSQQFGVSPAASSISLSLSTGLMALGLLVTGPLSDAIGRKSVMVTALMLAALCTVISAMMTSWHGILLMRALIGLSLSGVAAVGMTYLSEEIHPRVIAFSMGLYISGNSIGGMSGRLLTGVLTDLFSWRIAIGVIGCFSLASALMFWKILPASRHFRPASLRPHNLLINFRLHWRDKGLPLLFAEGFLLMGAFVTLFNYIGYRLLSAPWFLSQAVVGLLSVVYLTGSWSSPKAGAMTSRFGRGPVMITATAIMLCGLLLTAFNTLWIILPGMMLFTAGFFAAHSVASGWIGPRARRAKGQASSLYLFSYYVGSSVAGTLGGVFWHSFGWGGVTAFISVLLVLALLVGWRLQCRQL, encoded by the coding sequence GTGAGTCGCTCTTCTCAGGCGGTGACACTCGATGAGGACGAAGTGTCCGTCGTGCCTGCTTCTGCTCCAGCGTCAGTAACATGGATTGAACGCGGTTCGCCGCAATTTATGCGTGTTACCCTTGCCCTGTTCTCGGCTGGTCTTGCCACTTTTGCCTTGTTGTATTGTGTCCAGCCGATTCTGCCGGTGCTCTCCCAGCAGTTTGGCGTTTCGCCTGCGGCCAGCAGCATCTCGCTGTCGTTATCCACCGGCCTGATGGCGCTGGGTTTGCTGGTCACCGGGCCGCTCTCCGACGCTATTGGTCGTAAGTCGGTGATGGTCACCGCATTGATGCTCGCTGCGTTATGCACCGTGATTTCCGCCATGATGACCAGCTGGCACGGCATTCTGTTGATGCGTGCGCTGATTGGTTTGTCGTTGAGTGGGGTCGCCGCGGTGGGCATGACCTACCTGAGTGAAGAGATTCATCCGCGAGTGATCGCCTTTTCCATGGGCCTGTATATCAGCGGCAACTCGATTGGTGGCATGAGCGGTCGTCTGCTGACCGGGGTATTGACCGACCTCTTCTCGTGGCGCATCGCCATTGGTGTGATCGGCTGTTTTTCGCTGGCATCGGCGCTGATGTTCTGGAAAATCCTGCCGGCTTCCCGTCATTTCCGTCCGGCTTCATTACGTCCGCATAATTTGCTGATTAACTTCCGTCTGCACTGGCGTGACAAAGGCCTGCCGCTGCTGTTCGCCGAAGGTTTCCTGCTGATGGGCGCATTTGTCACCCTGTTTAACTACATTGGTTATCGCCTGCTGAGTGCGCCGTGGTTTCTCAGCCAGGCCGTGGTCGGTTTGTTGTCGGTGGTGTATCTGACCGGGTCCTGGAGTTCACCCAAAGCCGGAGCCATGACCAGTCGCTTTGGCCGGGGGCCGGTGATGATTACCGCCACGGCGATCATGCTGTGCGGCCTGCTGCTGACGGCGTTCAATACCTTGTGGATCATCCTGCCGGGTATGATGCTGTTTACCGCCGGATTTTTTGCCGCCCACTCGGTTGCCAGCGGATGGATCGGCCCACGCGCCCGTCGGGCAAAAGGCCAGGCCTCGTCGCTCTATCTCTTCAGTTATTATGTGGGTTCCAGCGTTGCCGGTACGTTAGGTGGCGTGTTCTGGCACAGTTTTGGCTGGGGCGGTGTGACCGCTTTTATCAGCGTGTTGCTGGTGCTGGCCTTGCTGGTCGGCTGGCGTTTGCAGTGCCGCCAATTGTAA
- the cybB gene encoding cytochrome b561 codes for MREKYATSQIALHWLTLLLIAVAYTTIELRGLAARGTVARSLMIMTHFSCGVSVWVLMLVRAALRHRHTSPDINPAPPRWQHMLAHLMHFLLYALFLALPTLGVASKYLNGRPWQVFGLSMPVSSTPNFDLADTLIGWHETLAPLGYWLIGLHAVAALLHHYILKDNTLIRMMPARKRNP; via the coding sequence ATGCGGGAAAAATACGCAACGTCGCAAATCGCCCTCCACTGGTTGACCTTGTTATTAATCGCTGTTGCCTATACCACCATTGAGCTACGAGGTCTGGCGGCCCGCGGTACGGTTGCGCGCAGCCTGATGATCATGACGCACTTTAGCTGTGGCGTATCGGTGTGGGTGCTGATGCTGGTGCGTGCCGCATTACGTCATCGTCATACATCGCCTGATATCAATCCCGCACCACCACGCTGGCAGCATATGCTCGCCCATCTGATGCATTTCCTGCTGTACGCGCTGTTTCTGGCGTTACCGACTCTCGGCGTTGCCTCGAAATATCTCAATGGTCGTCCCTGGCAGGTATTTGGCTTGTCGATGCCGGTGAGCAGCACACCGAATTTTGACCTCGCCGATACCTTGATTGGCTGGCATGAAACCCTGGCACCGCTCGGCTACTGGCTGATTGGCCTGCATGCCGTCGCCGCACTGCTGCATCACTATATTCTGAAGGACAACACGCTGATCCGCATGATGCCTGCGCGCAAGCGCAACCCGTAG
- a CDS encoding sugar transporter has protein sequence MQSTTVSRKTAWLRVVLLAIAAFVFNTTEFVPVGLLSDIAASYGMRTADVGIMLTIYAWVVALLSLPLMLLTRNIERRLLLSILFVLFIASHVLSSVAWDFTSLVISRIGIALAHAVFWSITASLAIRVAPAGKKTQALSMLATGTALAMVLGVPIGRVVGQYLGWRTTFGMIGLSALVLLVLLARILPRLPSEHTGSLSSVPMLFRRPALVSMYVLVTVVVTAHYTAYSYIEPFMQVVANAGENFTTLLLLLFGSAGIIGSVLFSTLGNKYPSALLIAAIAVITLCMGLLIFAAVRPAAITTLCIFWGMAMMMIGLAMQVRVLSLAPDATDVAMSLMSGIYNIGIGAGALLGNQVSLHLKMADVGNIGGLIGLVALFWCIYIFRRYPQLRSNG, from the coding sequence ATGCAATCAACAACCGTCTCCCGTAAAACGGCCTGGCTACGCGTCGTGTTGCTGGCCATCGCCGCTTTTGTCTTCAATACCACCGAGTTTGTGCCGGTCGGCTTACTGTCAGATATCGCCGCCAGTTATGGGATGAGAACGGCAGATGTCGGCATCATGCTGACCATTTACGCTTGGGTGGTGGCGCTGCTGTCGCTGCCGCTGATGCTGCTGACGCGCAATATTGAGCGTCGTCTGCTGCTGTCGATTCTGTTTGTGTTGTTTATCGCCAGCCATGTGCTCTCCTCGGTCGCCTGGGATTTCACCTCGCTGGTTATCTCCCGCATTGGTATCGCGCTGGCACATGCGGTGTTCTGGTCAATTACCGCCTCGCTGGCCATTCGTGTCGCGCCGGCAGGTAAGAAAACCCAGGCGCTCAGTATGCTGGCGACCGGTACGGCGCTGGCGATGGTGCTGGGCGTGCCGATTGGTCGTGTTGTCGGCCAGTATCTCGGCTGGCGAACCACCTTCGGCATGATTGGTTTGTCTGCGCTGGTTCTGCTGGTGCTGCTGGCACGTATTCTGCCACGCCTGCCCAGCGAGCATACCGGGTCACTCAGCAGCGTGCCGATGCTGTTTCGCCGCCCGGCGCTGGTCAGCATGTATGTGTTGGTCACGGTAGTGGTGACAGCGCATTACACCGCCTACAGCTACATTGAACCCTTTATGCAGGTGGTGGCGAACGCCGGGGAAAACTTCACCACGCTGTTGCTGCTGCTGTTTGGATCGGCAGGAATTATCGGCAGCGTGCTGTTCAGCACCCTCGGCAATAAATATCCTTCGGCGCTGCTGATTGCTGCGATTGCGGTGATCACCTTATGCATGGGTCTGCTGATTTTTGCCGCCGTGCGCCCTGCCGCGATTACAACCCTGTGTATTTTCTGGGGCATGGCGATGATGATGATTGGTCTGGCAATGCAGGTGCGTGTGCTGTCGCTGGCACCGGACGCAACCGACGTTGCTATGTCACTGATGTCCGGTATTTATAACATCGGCATCGGTGCGGGTGCGCTACTCGGAAATCAGGTCAGCCTGCATTTGAAAATGGCGGATGTGGGTAATATTGGTGGGTTAATCGGCCTGGTAGCGCTGTTCTGGTGTATCTATATCTTCCGTCGTTATCCGCAGTTACGTTCCAACGGTTAA
- the bhsA gene encoding multiple stress resistance protein BhsA yields the protein MKSIKLTLAAVALSSIAFGTMAADLVSEAPVNQQQIGVVSASGSTDLTSLENQLAEKASAAGAKSFRITSTSGNNNLHGTAELYK from the coding sequence ATGAAAAGCATTAAACTGACCCTGGCCGCTGTGGCCCTGTCATCAATCGCATTCGGTACAATGGCGGCTGACCTGGTAAGCGAAGCACCGGTTAATCAACAGCAAATCGGTGTGGTAAGCGCATCTGGCAGTACGGATCTGACTTCACTGGAAAATCAACTGGCGGAGAAGGCGAGCGCTGCGGGAGCAAAGTCTTTCCGCATCACTTCGACCTCTGGCAACAACAACCTGCATGGCACCGCAGAGCTTTATAAATAG
- a CDS encoding TetR/AcrR family transcriptional regulator gives MSQITEPTLRKSRGRPKVFDRDDALDKALMLFWAHGYEGTSLADLVSATGAKAPTLYAEFANKEGLFKAAMQRYIERFSAQRNAVLNDASLDVKTAVESYFRATAACFTECDKPAGCFFICTSSALSASSEEVAHMLEQQHHAQERALQQFLAARQQRGELPACSNTATLASFLACVLQGMSVRAREGANREDLEQIVDTQMAIWPALAGYCALN, from the coding sequence ATGAGCCAGATAACTGAACCGACCCTGCGTAAAAGTCGTGGCAGACCTAAAGTCTTCGATCGTGACGATGCGCTGGATAAAGCCCTGATGCTGTTCTGGGCACACGGCTATGAAGGCACCTCACTGGCGGATCTGGTCAGTGCCACTGGCGCCAAAGCGCCAACGCTTTACGCGGAGTTTGCTAACAAAGAAGGTTTGTTTAAAGCCGCCATGCAGCGCTATATCGAAAGGTTTAGTGCGCAGCGTAACGCGGTGCTGAATGATGCCTCGCTGGATGTGAAAACCGCGGTTGAGTCCTATTTTCGCGCCACCGCAGCCTGTTTTACCGAATGTGATAAACCCGCTGGCTGCTTTTTTATCTGCACCTCCAGCGCCCTGTCGGCCAGTTCTGAAGAAGTGGCGCACATGCTGGAACAACAGCATCATGCGCAGGAACGGGCCTTGCAGCAGTTCCTTGCCGCACGCCAGCAGCGCGGTGAGTTACCCGCGTGCAGCAATACCGCAACGCTGGCGAGCTTCCTCGCCTGTGTATTGCAGGGTATGTCTGTGCGCGCCCGTGAAGGCGCAAACCGGGAAGATTTAGAACAGATTGTGGATACGCAGATGGCGATCTGGCCCGCTTTGGCGGGATATTGCGCGCTTAACTAA
- the rhaM gene encoding L-rhamnose mutarotase, protein MLRRAFVMQVHADCHDEYLRRHSPIWPELAATLKTHGASNYAIWLDAERNLLFASVEIESEARWQAVAQTEVCQRWWASMKDLMPSNADHSPVSAELKPMFFLP, encoded by the coding sequence ATGTTGCGTAGAGCCTTCGTGATGCAGGTGCATGCGGATTGCCATGATGAGTATCTGCGTCGCCATTCACCCATCTGGCCGGAACTGGCGGCAACGCTGAAGACGCATGGCGCGAGTAATTACGCCATCTGGCTGGATGCGGAACGCAATCTGCTGTTTGCCAGTGTCGAAATCGAGTCGGAAGCCCGCTGGCAGGCGGTGGCGCAAACCGAGGTTTGCCAACGCTGGTGGGCGTCCATGAAGGATTTGATGCCGTCGAACGCGGATCACAGCCCGGTCAGCGCTGAGCTAAAACCGATGTTTTTCCTGCCTTAA
- the rhaD gene encoding rhamnulose-1-phosphate aldolase → MQSILSSAFVQGMVKATSDMWLKGWDERNGGNVSLRLLPDEVQPYAADFYAEPRCIELSKPAPALANDWFLVTGSGKFFRNVQLDPADSLVLLQVDDKGLSYKIHWGLSNGGLPTSELAAHFQSHSVRKQVSNGADRVIMHCHATNFMALSYVVELDAARFTRLLWEGSTECLVVFPDGVGILPWMVPGTDGIGQATADEMATHSLVMWPFHGIFGAGPTLDETFGLIDTAEKSSEVVVKALSMGGIRQSITTEQLIALGERFGVQPWQAALQVERANVA, encoded by the coding sequence ATGCAAAGTATTCTTTCTTCTGCGTTTGTACAGGGAATGGTTAAAGCGACTAGTGATATGTGGCTGAAGGGCTGGGATGAGCGCAACGGGGGGAATGTCAGCCTGCGCCTGCTGCCGGACGAGGTGCAGCCCTATGCTGCCGACTTTTATGCTGAACCGCGTTGTATCGAACTGAGTAAACCCGCCCCGGCGCTGGCGAACGACTGGTTTCTGGTGACCGGTTCCGGCAAGTTTTTCCGCAATGTGCAACTGGATCCGGCTGACAGCCTGGTGTTGTTGCAGGTGGATGATAAAGGGCTGTCGTACAAAATCCACTGGGGTCTGAGCAACGGTGGGCTGCCAACCTCAGAGCTGGCGGCGCATTTCCAGTCACATAGCGTACGCAAACAGGTGAGCAACGGCGCCGACCGCGTGATTATGCATTGCCATGCAACCAACTTTATGGCGCTGAGCTACGTGGTGGAACTGGATGCGGCACGTTTCACCCGTCTGCTGTGGGAAGGCAGCACCGAATGTCTGGTGGTGTTCCCGGATGGGGTGGGTATTCTGCCGTGGATGGTGCCGGGCACCGATGGTATCGGCCAGGCCACGGCGGATGAGATGGCGACGCACAGCCTGGTGATGTGGCCGTTCCACGGTATTTTTGGTGCCGGACCGACGCTTGATGAAACCTTTGGGCTGATCGACACCGCCGAGAAGTCGTCAGAGGTGGTGGTGAAGGCGCTATCGATGGGCGGGATTCGCCAGAGTATCACCACCGAGCAGTTGATTGCGTTGGGTGAGCGTTTTGGGGTGCAGCCGTGGCAGGCGGCTTTACAGGTGGAGCGCGCCAATGTTGCGTAG